The following proteins come from a genomic window of Leptospira bandrabouensis:
- a CDS encoding lactonase family protein, translated as MKFLPRFFKRTVTTSLIFILVSRCNMADLNNPSDPFSDEFVKRSILAEFVKYLLREKVVPDSLALLVYKGTIPYEAGLRVYRVDPDSGLTSDFVSDVRPAVTSAFPGCQPIRISIPPTSQDIITFTGPASDRVVVHKLGVDRSLTMVQDKYGFGAPSTATFSIDGTTMYSSNTLTSPHTINRSTRDISSGYISLNNTGNYPFAVGCSPSSIRTSNLDGIIFTANSLGSPMGIYVHKKTSADIVAPVGGNPYTQPDNPSTNNNLCISETDRLLYMTSTNSSNPIYGYRYDANGNMQILPNSPFSPDPAYTAPAPADNNSTNMVLEPNGKYAAFLYSSGGTFYIRLLAIDANTGNLIPTDQKLSVGNSPKHLDWDRSGKFIYLVSDTGGSTNKYQMEYFQFSQNGTLARGVNSPITFSNMSGEFIAKDLKSIPKYFR; from the coding sequence ATGAAGTTTCTACCTCGGTTTTTTAAAAGAACTGTCACAACCTCCTTGATTTTCATTCTGGTATCTCGATGTAATATGGCTGACTTAAACAATCCGAGTGATCCTTTCTCGGATGAATTTGTCAAACGATCGATCCTTGCAGAATTCGTAAAATACCTATTACGTGAAAAGGTGGTACCTGATTCTCTGGCTCTACTAGTTTACAAAGGAACCATCCCTTATGAAGCAGGTCTCAGAGTGTACAGAGTTGACCCAGATTCTGGATTGACTTCAGATTTCGTGAGTGATGTTAGACCGGCGGTTACATCAGCATTTCCTGGATGCCAGCCTATAAGAATATCAATACCTCCAACATCGCAGGATATCATTACCTTTACTGGTCCGGCCAGCGATCGAGTTGTAGTTCACAAATTAGGAGTGGACCGCTCGTTGACAATGGTCCAAGATAAATATGGATTTGGTGCTCCATCTACCGCTACATTTAGTATAGATGGAACAACGATGTATTCTTCCAACACTTTAACAAGTCCGCATACAATCAACCGTTCCACAAGAGATATTAGTTCGGGTTATATCAGCTTAAATAACACCGGAAATTATCCTTTCGCTGTAGGATGTTCTCCTTCCTCGATTCGAACAAGTAATTTAGATGGAATTATCTTTACTGCCAACTCCCTTGGCTCACCTATGGGAATCTATGTGCACAAGAAAACAAGTGCAGACATAGTTGCTCCTGTTGGTGGAAATCCTTACACACAACCTGATAACCCTTCGACTAACAATAATTTGTGCATATCTGAAACTGACCGACTTTTGTATATGACTTCAACGAATTCATCTAATCCAATTTATGGATATAGGTATGACGCTAATGGCAATATGCAAATATTACCAAACTCTCCATTTTCTCCAGACCCAGCATACACCGCACCAGCACCGGCAGATAATAATTCTACAAATATGGTTTTGGAACCAAATGGAAAGTATGCGGCTTTTTTATATTCATCTGGAGGAACATTTTACATACGTCTATTGGCAATAGATGCAAATACTGGAAATCTAATTCCTACAGATCAAAAGTTAAGTGTTGGTAACTCGCCAAAACACCTAGATTGGGACCGGAGTGGCAAGTTTATTTATCTAGTTTCTGATACTGGAGGTTCTACCAATAAATATCAAATGGAATATTTCCAGTTTTCACAAAATGGAACATTAGCAAGAGGTGTTAACTCTCCTATTACATTTAGCAATATGTCAGGGGAATTCATTGCAAAAGATCTTAAGTCAATTCCCAAATATTTTAGATAA
- a CDS encoding LA_3751/LA_3752 family putative glycosyltransferase: protein MIQAKKAIGFFVSFAFLAFGFLFFSAKGIEPFADFALLEWQTKLANQGIFHLPYNHGIEDPDYSFFPLPDLFFQLTKGIAHSTFPNIYPILISPIFKFFGYSGLTILQTILFSIAIYIFHQIQKSGKTTLLLLFGSTLPIYIFLIHETVLIFLLEIIVLFLYHKNQNVFAGIIGAIILWIRPEMCFIMVSVPFCFGELNQRMRFYFSLACGFSFLAFGNYYISGSFLPFRLTKNSNIELRPENVFFLVKIWILQVPIFTLICFSFLKSLLNKKIHLRISLLLFVMIVMLVVAPNTGGHNTPRYLFGLVPLFVLFLYDKKKEPSPYISFRWIIIITAVTFYTVWNLNSQIKELKKISKFQSNTLNEIRKINDSVLIFSNPDFVFVSLPLLEEKKDLLLLRKNFNPKELANLLNKENTKTFTLLELPPSPVELPYNFRIPNCLNECNFIRGKTLPLEGALLPISRTQYKRN from the coding sequence ATGATACAAGCCAAAAAAGCAATAGGATTCTTTGTTAGTTTTGCATTTTTGGCATTCGGATTTTTATTTTTTTCTGCCAAAGGAATTGAACCCTTCGCTGATTTTGCCCTTCTAGAATGGCAAACGAAATTAGCAAACCAAGGGATTTTTCACTTACCATACAATCACGGAATCGAAGATCCAGATTATTCCTTTTTTCCTCTACCAGACTTATTCTTTCAGCTAACAAAAGGAATCGCTCATTCAACATTCCCGAATATTTACCCAATCCTAATATCGCCCATTTTTAAATTTTTTGGATATTCTGGACTCACTATACTACAAACCATTCTGTTTTCAATTGCAATATACATCTTTCATCAAATTCAAAAAAGCGGAAAGACCACTTTATTATTGTTATTTGGATCAACGTTACCTATTTATATTTTTTTAATCCACGAAACGGTGCTAATTTTTTTATTAGAAATTATAGTTCTATTTTTATATCATAAAAACCAAAACGTTTTTGCTGGTATCATCGGGGCTATCATTCTTTGGATTAGACCAGAAATGTGTTTTATAATGGTCTCAGTTCCTTTTTGTTTTGGAGAATTAAATCAAAGAATGCGATTTTATTTTTCGTTGGCTTGTGGTTTTAGTTTTTTGGCGTTTGGGAATTATTATATCTCAGGCTCTTTTCTACCTTTTCGCTTAACAAAAAATTCAAATATAGAACTTCGCCCTGAAAATGTATTTTTTCTAGTTAAAATTTGGATTTTGCAAGTACCTATCTTTACCTTAATTTGTTTTTCTTTTTTAAAGTCTTTACTCAACAAAAAAATCCATTTACGGATATCTCTATTACTCTTTGTTATGATTGTTATGCTTGTTGTGGCACCCAATACAGGCGGTCACAATACACCTCGTTATTTATTTGGACTTGTTCCACTTTTTGTCTTATTTTTATACGACAAAAAAAAGGAACCTTCTCCATACATATCTTTCCGATGGATCATTATCATCACCGCTGTAACTTTTTATACAGTTTGGAATTTAAACTCACAAATTAAAGAATTAAAAAAAATATCCAAATTCCAATCGAATACCTTAAATGAAATTCGCAAAATAAACGATTCGGTCCTTATATTTAGTAATCCTGATTTTGTTTTTGTTTCGTTACCTCTACTTGAAGAAAAAAAAGACCTACTCCTCTTAAGAAAAAATTTCAATCCAAAGGAACTGGCCAATCTACTAAATAAGGAAAATACAAAAACTTTTACGTTACTAGAACTACCGCCATCTCCAGTTGAATTGCCTTACAATTTTCGAATACCCAATTGTTTAAACGAATGTAATTTCATACGCGGCAAAACTCTCCCCCTAGAAGGAGCCCTTCTACCCATCTCTAGAACCCAATACAAAAGAAATTAA
- a CDS encoding SGNH/GDSL hydrolase family protein, protein MKKAIDSLFDPTSKLYFGFLILCFLLGLFLFCRFIDSLSFHFDSMYGHFHFPINREIPFYRFGNKEIGKIGEWGTRVGALEKNSQCKYLILGDSQVFGSGIFWEDTFSEILNRETECSWINFGIPGFTLENELSMYEKVRSKISFDRVYLFVYGNDILETGDTPDYLHFVKKQFWFLRGISFLFPEHTRIYLKKRYFEIIQQRMEIELEKYAKLNHLDSRTSQVKKENFVTLKGLFKLSPDYLRGSLDTKTYATINFNRWLRILRQLNEMVRMDKKELVMFYIPLEIEYDPKMFQIYKEIGFVMDSRWLNSDSEFVTSLKSISKEESIPLIDLRQSMRFRSDLLQSGDIHLNETAHRLIANILKQTL, encoded by the coding sequence ATGAAAAAAGCAATTGATTCTTTATTCGATCCTACTTCAAAACTTTACTTTGGATTTTTGATACTCTGCTTTTTGTTGGGACTATTTCTTTTTTGCCGATTTATCGATTCACTAAGTTTCCATTTTGATTCAATGTATGGACATTTTCATTTTCCCATAAACAGAGAAATTCCCTTTTATCGTTTCGGAAACAAAGAAATAGGAAAAATTGGAGAATGGGGAACTCGCGTCGGAGCTTTGGAAAAAAACTCCCAATGCAAATATTTGATATTAGGTGATTCGCAAGTTTTTGGTTCTGGTATTTTTTGGGAAGATACATTTTCTGAAATCCTAAATCGGGAAACGGAATGTTCTTGGATCAACTTCGGAATTCCTGGGTTTACTTTGGAGAATGAGTTATCAATGTATGAAAAGGTTAGGTCAAAAATTTCTTTTGATCGAGTTTATCTTTTTGTATATGGGAATGATATTTTAGAAACAGGTGATACCCCTGATTATTTGCACTTTGTAAAAAAACAATTTTGGTTTTTACGTGGTATTTCGTTTTTGTTTCCTGAACATACTAGAATATATTTGAAAAAAAGATATTTTGAAATCATTCAACAGAGGATGGAGATCGAATTAGAAAAATATGCTAAGTTAAACCATCTAGATTCACGAACTTCGCAAGTCAAAAAAGAAAACTTTGTTACATTAAAAGGTTTGTTTAAACTTAGTCCAGATTACTTACGTGGATCTTTAGATACGAAAACGTATGCAACAATTAACTTTAATCGTTGGCTTAGGATATTACGACAGTTAAACGAAATGGTTCGGATGGACAAAAAAGAGTTGGTGATGTTTTATATTCCCTTAGAAATTGAATATGATCCAAAAATGTTCCAAATTTATAAAGAAATTGGTTTTGTTATGGATTCTCGCTGGCTCAATTCAGATTCAGAATTCGTAACTAGTTTAAAATCCATTTCTAAAGAGGAGAGTATTCCCTTAATTGATTTACGTCAGTCTATGCGTTTTCGGAGCGATTTATTGCAATCGGGAGATATTCATTTGAATGAAACGGCTCATCGTTTGATTGCAAATATTTTAAAACAAACTTTATAA
- a CDS encoding SDR family NAD(P)-dependent oxidoreductase, with amino-acid sequence MNQFYKDEWVWITGASSGIGKELVIQAYKQNAKVLLASRKVKDLEAIAKELHLEKGRYAVEKLDLEDYKSAGAFAKRCLQNYGIPKVVIHNGGISQRSLTKETDLVTLEKIMNTNFYGAAEMTRTMIPQILGKKEVHFAVISSVAGKIGSPLRSAYSASKFALVGFFHSLRSEEEKSGIFVTMVYPGFIQTNISKNALQGDGSSTGTMDSVIAAGLPVQLCAHRILHAIANKQREVVIAGIKEKFGLALQMVYPSLFFKMIQKAKVR; translated from the coding sequence ATGAATCAATTTTATAAAGACGAATGGGTTTGGATTACGGGAGCTTCCTCTGGAATTGGAAAAGAGCTAGTGATACAAGCTTATAAACAAAATGCAAAGGTGTTACTTGCTTCCCGAAAAGTTAAAGATTTAGAAGCAATTGCCAAAGAACTCCACTTAGAAAAAGGGCGATATGCCGTAGAGAAATTAGATTTAGAAGATTATAAATCTGCCGGCGCCTTCGCCAAACGTTGTTTACAGAATTATGGTATTCCCAAGGTAGTCATTCACAACGGTGGAATCAGCCAACGTTCCTTAACAAAAGAAACTGATTTAGTTACGCTAGAAAAAATTATGAATACCAATTTTTATGGTGCCGCAGAAATGACCCGAACTATGATTCCACAAATATTAGGGAAAAAGGAAGTCCATTTTGCAGTTATCTCTAGTGTTGCAGGAAAAATTGGTAGCCCACTTAGGTCAGCTTATTCTGCCTCCAAATTCGCGTTAGTTGGTTTTTTTCATTCTTTACGATCGGAAGAGGAAAAGTCTGGAATATTTGTAACAATGGTTTATCCAGGTTTTATCCAAACTAATATTTCAAAAAATGCTTTGCAGGGAGACGGATCTTCTACTGGAACTATGGATTCTGTCATTGCTGCTGGTTTGCCTGTGCAGCTCTGTGCACATAGGATTTTACATGCCATCGCTAATAAACAAAGGGAAGTTGTGATCGCAGGTATCAAAGAAAAATTTGGATTAGCTTTGCAAATGGTTTACCCATCGTTATTTTTCAAAATGATTCAAAAAGCAAAGGTTAGGTAA
- a CDS encoding PAS domain-containing sensor histidine kinase has product MIQTNYVDLLSNFPDLICEIDDLEKICYVNSYHKHRLGYEQDEVLGRSVDDFFHPDDRNELRRKISNLQMPGSETKGIWRIAHKNGNFLTFECRSKLSADSNGKKRIVVIARDITEDLESDFKLHSKSNPKIQVTSNLHYQSFFELKMSQFEFSQLKFAFDEHAVISITNKNGDISYANDRFCEISKYSREELIGNNHRLLNSRFHSSDFFKRMYNMIQNGFVWNGEIRNRAKDGSIYWVNATIVPLRSIDGNINRFVALHTLITRTIESEEKVRQLLREKELLLQEVHHRIKNNLFSVFSLLKMQASFSSDSHLKEQFDEAAGRLRSMMALYDRLYRSESPNEIDLKEYIPNLVRQILSTYTKNIKFDFLLDVSIIVKPEIANNLGIILNELICNSVKHSFLHKEVGQIRIQMQKEDQQILFLYSDDGEPLPDSYSIENIDQGFGIKLMNLLVQQLKGKVNVNPGQSVQFNLQFPN; this is encoded by the coding sequence ATGATTCAAACAAATTATGTCGACTTATTGTCGAATTTTCCTGATTTGATTTGCGAAATAGACGATTTGGAAAAAATATGTTACGTAAATTCCTATCATAAACATAGGTTAGGTTATGAGCAGGATGAAGTGCTCGGTCGTTCAGTCGATGATTTTTTTCATCCAGATGATCGCAACGAACTGCGGAGAAAAATATCGAATTTGCAAATGCCAGGATCAGAAACGAAAGGTATATGGCGGATTGCTCATAAAAATGGGAATTTTTTAACTTTCGAATGTAGAAGTAAACTTTCGGCTGATTCGAATGGTAAAAAAAGAATTGTTGTGATCGCAAGAGATATCACTGAAGATCTCGAATCGGATTTTAAGTTACATTCAAAGTCTAATCCGAAAATTCAAGTAACATCAAATCTTCATTACCAAAGTTTTTTTGAATTAAAGATGTCGCAATTTGAATTTTCACAATTAAAATTTGCATTTGATGAACATGCAGTCATATCGATTACAAATAAAAACGGAGATATATCTTACGCAAATGATCGGTTCTGCGAAATTTCAAAGTACTCTCGAGAAGAATTGATTGGAAATAACCACCGTTTGTTGAATTCACGATTTCATTCTTCTGATTTTTTTAAACGAATGTACAATATGATTCAAAATGGATTTGTTTGGAACGGAGAAATTAGGAACCGAGCCAAGGATGGCTCAATCTATTGGGTAAATGCAACCATTGTTCCCTTACGTTCCATTGATGGAAATATCAATCGTTTTGTTGCTTTGCATACTTTAATTACTCGAACCATCGAATCTGAAGAAAAAGTGAGACAATTGTTAAGAGAGAAAGAACTTCTATTACAAGAAGTTCATCATCGAATTAAAAATAATCTTTTTTCAGTTTTTAGTTTATTGAAGATGCAAGCAAGTTTTTCCTCAGACTCACATTTGAAGGAACAATTTGATGAAGCAGCCGGCCGATTAAGAAGTATGATGGCCCTCTATGATCGCCTATATAGATCTGAAAGTCCAAACGAAATTGATTTAAAAGAATATATCCCCAATTTAGTGCGTCAAATCCTTTCTACTTATACGAAAAATATCAAATTTGATTTTCTTCTTGATGTCTCCATCATCGTTAAACCTGAAATTGCTAATAATTTAGGAATTATTTTGAATGAACTTATATGTAATTCTGTGAAACATTCCTTCTTACATAAAGAAGTTGGACAAATTAGAATTCAAATGCAAAAAGAGGATCAACAGATCCTCTTTTTGTATAGCGATGATGGAGAGCCGCTTCCCGATTCATATTCCATTGAAAATATAGACCAGGGATTTGGTATTAAGCTAATGAATTTACTTGTCCAACAATTAAAAGGAAAGGTGAATGTAAATCCTGGACAAAGTGTTCAGTTTAACTTACAGTTTCCAAATTAA
- a CDS encoding anti-sigma factor antagonist, which translates to MSIIHNAKEDIVLDFTDISMSLDSATIGELMKFHSAMESQNLQLQIQGVNKLIRTVFRLNKLDTILHLID; encoded by the coding sequence ATGTCTATCATTCACAATGCCAAGGAAGACATTGTCTTGGATTTTACAGACATTTCTATGTCTCTGGACAGCGCCACCATCGGAGAATTGATGAAGTTTCATTCCGCAATGGAATCACAGAATTTACAGCTACAAATTCAAGGCGTCAATAAACTGATTAGGACAGTTTTTCGTTTGAACAAACTCGACACAATTTTACATTTAATTGACTAA
- a CDS encoding response regulator, protein MNEKRVLLAEDELVSATYLKDCLSALGYKVTLANDGKQALEYYLENPFPVIITDYEMPGLNGAELIQELKSEEIEPVIFMLTSHIEPKLIVNVMKLGIYDYLVKPLEEQELSIKLKRAFEYYEMKRIETITKRERQLRLEGHLEWIQWKEKMVGVGEFNRLNQNLFESLKNSFCQGAGFGALVTLLKLVSDAKVKEGDHYKIESDLMELIQINTEMAEKALKMFADIDLIVSSPMQFEEISCENFYEQLGMWLKEIKPLLDLKAQQILISDPKPNHSKYKISYNVFTMQNAFKEIIINACKFSEANSKITIVTNVEHDWFKCVVYNQPVVNADGTYGVPMQYENLIFEPFYRLSKNVFDEYGTLDFGLGLSYVDSCFKKHEGKLSVHNVVDHSELSEKPVTKVAFQFSLPAYKI, encoded by the coding sequence GTGAACGAAAAAAGAGTATTATTGGCTGAAGATGAATTAGTTTCTGCGACCTATCTTAAGGATTGTCTGTCGGCTTTGGGTTATAAAGTGACTCTTGCAAACGATGGAAAACAAGCCTTAGAGTATTATTTAGAGAATCCCTTTCCTGTTATTATCACCGATTATGAAATGCCTGGTTTGAATGGCGCAGAATTAATTCAGGAGTTAAAGTCGGAAGAAATCGAACCTGTGATTTTTATGTTAACTTCTCATATTGAACCCAAGTTGATTGTTAACGTTATGAAGTTGGGAATCTATGATTATCTTGTAAAACCTTTAGAAGAACAAGAACTTTCCATAAAATTGAAACGTGCATTTGAATATTATGAAATGAAACGTATTGAAACGATTACAAAAAGGGAACGTCAACTTCGGTTAGAAGGCCATTTGGAATGGATCCAGTGGAAAGAGAAGATGGTCGGTGTAGGTGAATTCAATCGCCTGAACCAAAATTTATTTGAGAGTTTGAAAAATAGTTTTTGTCAAGGTGCAGGATTTGGAGCTCTTGTCACACTCTTAAAATTAGTCTCAGACGCGAAGGTGAAAGAGGGTGATCATTATAAAATTGAATCTGACTTGATGGAACTCATCCAGATCAATACAGAGATGGCTGAAAAAGCTTTAAAAATGTTCGCTGATATTGACTTAATTGTATCTAGTCCCATGCAGTTTGAAGAAATTTCATGTGAGAACTTTTACGAACAATTAGGAATGTGGCTAAAAGAGATAAAACCTCTATTGGATTTAAAAGCACAACAAATCTTAATTAGTGATCCAAAACCTAATCATTCAAAATACAAAATTTCATACAATGTTTTTACCATGCAGAATGCATTTAAAGAAATCATAATTAATGCCTGTAAATTTTCAGAAGCAAACTCAAAAATAACTATCGTAACAAATGTTGAACATGATTGGTTTAAATGTGTTGTTTATAATCAACCTGTTGTAAATGCAGATGGTACCTACGGAGTACCAATGCAATATGAAAATTTAATCTTTGAACCATTTTATAGATTATCGAAGAACGTATTTGATGAATATGGAACTTTGGATTTTGGTTTGGGACTTAGTTATGTGGACAGTTGCTTTAAAAAACATGAGGGCAAACTTTCTGTACATAATGTGGTTGATCATTCTGAATTGAGTGAAAAGCCCGTAACCAAAGTGGCTTTTCAATTCTCATTACCGGCTTATAAAATTTAG
- a CDS encoding HAD-IC family P-type ATPase: MLLEYLNVNSIHILPKAKNWEDVSFELLRKMEEGPFKNDLQNRIQSFPNSLFGDLGPHILIPHFRSVHIKTPEVFLFLIPQGILMGERFVQLVVFQIIPETQPSLHLRLLHGLSSLLPQIFDELLKCNSESKVLSVVQRGESDMKPSYKNLNQSQIAFELQTDLQNGLNHSEAKVRLKTFGKNAIEKEKSTPVIWKLIRSFFSLFAVLLWVATALCFVPGVDMPELGIAIFVVVVINGIFSFFQESKSDHAVEALRKLLAQDCPVIREGVTTTVPADEIVPGDLIVLSEGDIVPADCRIIESEDVEVDNSSLTGESTSARRYKSDSEIVLQGKFLWLEMPNILFAGSSLIKGKAKAIVFGTGQSTEIGQIAGITSKIKREESPLQKQLRQTVISISIFAFVIGIVFLILGYLVAGLSFVQAFIFFIGIFVANVPEGLLPTVTLSLALGVSRMAKRNAILKDLSSVETLGCTTVICSDKTGTLTQNQMRVIEVYFDSSSLTPQELEKKEGNQVFLSCGYHCNNASLEPTPFGDPTELALLYLSQGRLKDTKGKRIYTNAFESVRKRMSVVVKSDNFTTAYAKGGPVEILSICTHVYENGSVVLLDETKRSNLKKASDYSASQGYRVLSFAYKLVNEENPSWGQDSIESNMVYLGHCCLADPVRPKVPEAIAKCHTAGIRILMVTGDHPLTAESVGRSIGIGGESPVVITGVELDKMNDASLREWIRKGEPIFARVSPSQKLRIVTMLQGLGEIVAVTGDGVNDGPALKKADIGIAMGKRGTEVAKEAARMIIVDDDFATIVDAIEEGRGVFDNIRKFSAYVLNSNPQELIPFLLWALIPGFPLLMTVMGVLAVDVGTDLIPAMGLGAEPPEKGIMFRAPRNRNEKLISIRFILRSYLVEGMILFFSCLATYFYFVYTECNGVLPLSPKGLNMAEANSIYLQSLTAFFFPTITVQIANVLCKRSRTESVFQMDLFSNKIIWIGIGFSLFLCSIFFYTDLSTIYYFAPVPMHVYVFAFHGTVVMVVYSEIVKYFRRKRFNRI; encoded by the coding sequence ATGCTCCTTGAATATTTAAACGTAAATTCAATTCATATTCTTCCTAAAGCAAAAAATTGGGAGGATGTAAGTTTTGAGTTGTTGCGAAAAATGGAGGAAGGTCCATTTAAGAACGATTTACAAAATCGTATCCAGTCGTTCCCTAACAGTTTATTCGGAGATCTGGGACCTCATATTTTAATTCCGCATTTTCGTTCTGTACATATTAAAACTCCTGAAGTCTTTTTGTTTCTGATACCTCAAGGGATTCTAATGGGAGAACGATTTGTTCAATTAGTTGTATTTCAAATCATTCCAGAAACTCAACCATCTTTACATTTGCGCCTGTTACATGGCCTTTCTTCACTACTTCCACAAATTTTTGATGAATTGTTGAAATGCAATTCTGAATCAAAAGTTCTATCTGTGGTGCAACGTGGTGAATCAGATATGAAACCTAGTTACAAAAATCTAAACCAATCTCAGATTGCATTTGAATTGCAAACAGATTTACAAAATGGTTTAAATCATTCAGAAGCAAAAGTTCGTTTAAAAACGTTTGGAAAAAATGCGATCGAAAAAGAAAAGTCTACACCAGTTATTTGGAAATTAATTAGAAGTTTTTTTAGTTTATTTGCTGTTTTGTTATGGGTTGCCACTGCCTTATGTTTTGTACCTGGCGTAGATATGCCAGAATTGGGGATCGCAATTTTTGTTGTGGTAGTCATCAATGGTATTTTTTCTTTTTTCCAAGAATCAAAATCAGATCACGCAGTGGAAGCCTTACGTAAGTTACTCGCTCAGGATTGTCCTGTGATTCGCGAGGGGGTTACGACAACTGTTCCTGCAGATGAAATTGTTCCCGGGGATTTGATCGTACTTTCTGAAGGCGATATTGTACCTGCCGATTGTAGAATTATAGAATCAGAGGACGTAGAAGTTGATAATTCATCTCTAACGGGAGAGTCTACATCGGCAAGGCGTTATAAATCAGATAGTGAAATCGTTTTGCAAGGAAAATTTCTTTGGTTAGAAATGCCGAATATACTTTTTGCAGGTAGTTCTTTAATCAAAGGAAAAGCAAAAGCCATTGTATTTGGTACAGGCCAATCCACGGAAATTGGTCAAATTGCAGGGATCACTTCCAAAATCAAACGAGAAGAAAGCCCATTACAAAAACAATTAAGACAAACAGTAATTTCTATTTCTATATTTGCATTTGTGATTGGTATTGTTTTTCTTATTTTGGGTTATCTAGTTGCAGGACTCAGCTTTGTACAAGCATTCATTTTCTTTATAGGAATTTTTGTTGCGAATGTTCCTGAAGGTTTATTGCCAACTGTAACACTTTCTTTGGCGTTAGGTGTTTCGAGAATGGCCAAAAGAAATGCGATTTTAAAAGATCTTTCTAGTGTTGAAACATTAGGTTGTACGACAGTTATATGTTCAGATAAAACAGGTACGTTAACACAAAATCAAATGCGTGTGATAGAAGTTTATTTTGATTCTTCTTCACTGACTCCACAAGAATTAGAAAAAAAAGAAGGGAATCAAGTTTTTCTAAGTTGTGGTTACCATTGTAATAATGCAAGTTTAGAGCCAACTCCTTTCGGTGATCCTACTGAACTTGCATTATTGTATTTATCGCAAGGACGGTTGAAAGATACAAAGGGAAAAAGAATTTATACAAATGCATTTGAATCCGTAAGAAAACGAATGAGTGTGGTTGTAAAATCAGATAATTTTACCACTGCGTATGCAAAGGGAGGTCCTGTCGAAATACTATCTATTTGTACGCATGTATATGAGAATGGTTCCGTTGTTTTGTTAGATGAAACCAAACGATCAAATCTTAAGAAAGCATCTGATTATTCTGCAAGTCAAGGTTATCGAGTTCTATCCTTTGCATATAAACTAGTGAACGAAGAGAATCCTTCCTGGGGTCAGGATTCAATCGAATCAAATATGGTTTACTTAGGGCATTGTTGTCTTGCAGATCCCGTTCGCCCTAAAGTTCCCGAAGCAATTGCAAAATGTCACACAGCAGGAATACGAATTTTAATGGTTACGGGGGATCATCCGCTTACGGCTGAATCTGTGGGTCGTTCCATTGGGATTGGCGGAGAAAGTCCAGTTGTTATCACTGGAGTCGAATTAGATAAAATGAATGATGCCTCTCTCAGGGAATGGATCCGAAAAGGGGAACCCATCTTTGCAAGGGTATCTCCATCACAAAAATTAAGAATAGTTACCATGTTGCAAGGATTAGGTGAGATAGTTGCTGTGACTGGGGATGGAGTCAATGATGGACCTGCACTGAAAAAAGCAGACATTGGAATTGCAATGGGGAAGAGGGGTACAGAAGTTGCAAAAGAAGCTGCAAGGATGATTATAGTCGATGATGATTTTGCGACGATAGTAGATGCGATTGAGGAAGGAAGAGGGGTATTTGATAATATTCGAAAATTTTCAGCTTACGTATTGAACTCAAATCCTCAGGAGCTCATTCCTTTTTTACTTTGGGCATTGATTCCAGGTTTTCCTTTACTCATGACGGTTATGGGTGTTCTTGCTGTAGATGTTGGTACTGATTTGATTCCAGCAATGGGTTTAGGGGCAGAGCCGCCGGAAAAGGGGATTATGTTTCGTGCACCTAGAAATCGAAATGAAAAACTAATTTCTATTCGGTTTATATTGCGATCTTACCTTGTTGAGGGAATGATTTTGTTTTTCTCTTGTTTAGCTACCTATTTTTACTTTGTCTATACAGAGTGTAATGGTGTGTTACCCCTTTCTCCGAAGGGACTAAATATGGCCGAAGCAAACTCTATCTACCTCCAATCTTTAACTGCCTTTTTCTTCCCAACAATCACTGTACAAATAGCAAACGTTTTATGCAAACGTTCAAGAACGGAATCGGTTTTCCAAATGGATCTGTTTTCAAATAAAATCATTTGGATCGGTATTGGATTTTCTTTGTTTCTTTGTTCTATTTTCTTTTATACTGATCTAAGCACTATATACTATTTTGCACCTGTTCCAATGCATGTATATGTATTTGCTTTTCATGGAACAGTGGTTATGGTGGTTTACTCCGAGATCGTAAAATATTTTCGAAGAAAACGATTTAATAGAATTTAG